In a genomic window of Streptococcus mitis NCTC 12261:
- the lgt gene encoding prolipoprotein diacylglyceryl transferase — protein MLDPIAIHLGPLAIRWYALCIVTGLILAVYLTMKEAPRKKIIPDDILDFILIAFPLAILGARLYYVIFRFDYYSQNLGEIFAIWNGGLAIYGGLITGALVLYIFADRKLINTWDFLDIAAPSVMIAQSLGRWGNFFNQEAYGAAVDNLDYLPGFIRDQMYIEGSYRQPTFLYESLWNLLGFALILIFRRKWKSLRRGHITAFYLIWYGFGRMVIEGMRTDSLMFFGLRVSQWLSVVLIGLGIFIILYQNRKKAPYYISEEEN, from the coding sequence ATGCTTGATCCAATTGCTATTCATCTAGGCCCTCTAGCCATTCGTTGGTATGCCTTGTGTATTGTGACAGGCTTGATTCTTGCGGTTTATTTGACCATGAAAGAAGCGCCTAGAAAGAAAATTATACCAGACGATATTTTAGATTTTATCTTGATAGCCTTTCCTCTGGCTATTTTAGGAGCTCGTCTCTACTATGTCATTTTCCGTTTTGATTACTATAGTCAGAACTTGGGAGAAATTTTTGCCATTTGGAATGGTGGTTTGGCCATTTACGGTGGTTTGATAACTGGGGCTCTTGTACTCTATATTTTTGCTGATCGTAAACTCATCAATACTTGGGATTTTCTAGATATTGCGGCGCCTAGCGTCATGATTGCCCAAAGTTTGGGGCGCTGGGGCAATTTCTTTAACCAAGAAGCTTATGGTGCAGCAGTGGATAATCTGGATTATCTACCTGGCTTTATCCGTGACCAGATGTATATTGAGGGGAGCTACCGTCAGCCGACCTTCCTTTATGAGTCTTTATGGAATCTACTTGGATTTGCCTTGATTCTGATATTCAGACGAAAATGGAAGAGTCTTAGACGAGGTCATATCACTGCTTTCTATTTGATTTGGTATGGTTTCGGTCGTATGGTCATCGAAGGTATGCGGACAGATAGTCTCATGTTCTTTGGTCTTCGAGTGTCTCAATGGCTATCAGTTGTCCTTATCGGTCTTGGTATTTTTATCATTCTATATCAAAATCGAAAGAAGGCCCCTTACTATATTTCAGAGGAGGAAAACTAA
- a CDS encoding DUF948 domain-containing protein: MLEVAYILVALALIVFLVYLIITVQKLGRVIDETEKTIKTLTSDVDVTLHHTNELLAKVNVLADDINVKVATIDPLFSAVADLSLSVSDLNDHARVLSKKASSAGSKTLKTGASLSALRVASKFFKK; encoded by the coding sequence ATGTTAGAAGTTGCATATATTCTTGTAGCCCTTGCTTTGATTGTATTTTTAGTGTATTTAATCATTACTGTACAAAAGCTTGGACGTGTTATCGATGAAACAGAGAAGACGATTAAAACCTTGACTTCAGATGTGGATGTGACCTTGCATCATACCAATGAATTGCTGGCTAAGGTCAATGTCTTGGCAGATGATATCAATGTCAAGGTGGCAACGATTGATCCACTCTTTAGTGCAGTGGCAGATTTATCTCTATCTGTTTCAGACCTCAATGACCATGCGCGTGTCTTGAGCAAGAAAGCTTCTTCAGCTGGTTCAAAAACACTTAAGACTGGTGCAAGTTTGTCAGCTCTTCGTGTAGCAAGTAAATTTTTCAAAAAATAA
- a CDS encoding YtxH domain-containing protein → MGKLSSILLGTVSGAALALFLTSDKGKQVCSQAQDFLDDLREDPEYAKEQVCEKLTEVKEQATDFVLKTKEQVESGEITVDSVLSQAKSCVRQATEASKDQFNNLKEQWQEKAETLDESEEIVIDITEE, encoded by the coding sequence ATGGGTAAACTATCCTCAATCCTTTTAGGAACCGTTTCAGGTGCAGCTCTCGCCTTGTTTTTAACAAGCGACAAGGGCAAACAAGTTTGCAGTCAGGCTCAAGATTTTCTAGATGATTTGAGAGAAGATCCTGAGTATGCCAAGGAGCAGGTCTGTGAAAAACTGACAGAAGTCAAGGAGCAGGCTACAGATTTTGTTCTTAAAACTAAAGAACAGGTTGAGTCAGGTGAAATCACTGTGGACAGTGTCCTTTCTCAAGCCAAATCATGTGTTCGTCAAGCGACAGAAGCATCAAAAGATCAATTCAATAATCTCAAGGAGCAATGGCAAGAAAAGGCTGAAACTCTTGATGAATCAGAAGAGATTGTTATTGACATAACAGAAGAATAA
- the hemW gene encoding radical SAM family heme chaperone HemW produces the protein MQKKPTSAYVHIPFCTQICYYCDFSKVFIKNQPVDSYLEHLLEEFQSYDIQKLRTLYIGGGTPTALSASQLEVLLKGLTKNLDLSFLEELTIEANPGDLDADKIAVLKNSAVNRVSLGVQTFDDKMLKKIGRSHLEKDIYENIDRLKLAGFDNISIDLIYALPGQTMEQVKENVAKAIGLDIPHMSLYSLILENHTVFMNRMRRGKLPLPKEELEAEMFEYIIAELERAGFEHYEISNFSKPGFESRHNLMYWDNAEYYGIGAGASGYVNGVRYKNHGPIRHYLNAVEEGNARITEEHLSQKEQMEEEMFLGLRKKSGVSMARFEEKFGRSFDGLYGEIVRELVQQGLMQIDGDRVRMTKRGLFLGDTVAERFILE, from the coding sequence ATGCAGAAAAAACCAACGTCAGCCTATGTGCACATCCCGTTTTGTACCCAGATTTGTTATTATTGTGACTTTTCAAAAGTTTTTATCAAGAATCAGCCGGTAGATAGTTATTTGGAACATCTGTTAGAAGAGTTTCAATCTTATGATATTCAAAAGTTGAGAACCCTCTATATCGGTGGTGGCACACCGACAGCTTTGTCAGCTTCTCAACTGGAGGTGTTATTGAAGGGCTTGACTAAAAACTTGGACTTGTCTTTCTTAGAAGAGTTGACCATTGAAGCCAATCCAGGCGACTTGGATGCAGATAAGATAGCTGTTTTGAAAAACTCGGCTGTCAATCGTGTTTCGCTAGGTGTGCAAACCTTTGACGACAAAATGCTGAAAAAGATTGGGCGCAGTCATTTGGAGAAGGATATTTATGAAAATATCGACCGCCTGAAACTGGCTGGTTTTGACAACATCTCCATTGATTTGATTTATGCGCTGCCTGGCCAGACCATGGAGCAGGTCAAGGAAAATGTGGCTAAGGCCATTGGGCTGGATATTCCCCATATGAGTTTGTATAGCTTGATTTTGGAAAATCATACGGTCTTTATGAACCGTATGCGACGAGGGAAATTGCCTCTGCCTAAGGAGGAACTGGAAGCTGAGATGTTTGAGTACATCATTGCAGAGCTGGAGCGAGCTGGTTTTGAGCATTATGAGATTTCCAATTTCTCAAAGCCTGGTTTTGAAAGTCGCCACAACCTCATGTACTGGGACAATGCTGAATACTATGGCATCGGTGCTGGGGCATCTGGTTATGTCAATGGGGTGCGCTATAAGAATCATGGTCCCATTCGTCATTATCTAAATGCGGTTGAGGAAGGCAATGCGCGCATCACAGAAGAGCACCTGAGTCAAAAGGAGCAAATGGAAGAAGAAATGTTCCTGGGGCTTCGCAAGAAATCAGGAGTCTCCATGGCGCGATTTGAGGAAAAATTTGGAAGATCTTTTGATGGACTTTATGGAGAAATTGTCAGAGAATTGGTTCAACAAGGTCTCATGCAAATAGATGGTGACCGAGTTCGTATGACAAAAAGAGGTCTCTTTTTAGGAGACACCGTAGCAGAACGATTTATTTTGGAGTAG
- a CDS encoding acyl-[acyl-carrier-protein] thioesterase, with protein sequence MGLTYRMKMKIPFDMADMNGHIKLPDVILLSLQVSGMQSIELGVSDKAILEEHNLVWIITEYDIEVVRLPRFAEEITIETEALSYNRLFCYRRFNIYDEAGQELIHMMATFVLMDRDSRKVHAVEPEIVAPYQSDFDKKLIRGPKYESLEEPFSKDYHVRFYDLDMNGHVNNSKYLDWIFEVMGADFLTQYIPKKINLKYVKEVRPGGVITSAVERTGLESKHEITSDGATNAQAIITWQEMKKD encoded by the coding sequence ATGGGCTTAACTTATCGAATGAAAATGAAAATTCCTTTTGATATGGCTGATATGAACGGTCATATCAAGCTTCCAGATGTGATTTTGCTATCCCTTCAAGTTTCAGGGATGCAGTCGATTGAGTTAGGAGTTAGTGATAAGGCCATTTTGGAAGAGCATAATCTGGTCTGGATTATCACAGAATACGATATTGAGGTGGTTCGTTTGCCTCGTTTTGCGGAAGAAATTACCATCGAAACGGAAGCTTTGAGCTACAATCGGCTCTTTTGCTACCGTCGCTTTAACATTTATGATGAAGCAGGTCAGGAACTCATCCACATGATGGCGACCTTTGTTCTCATGGACCGCGACAGTCGAAAAGTCCATGCTGTCGAACCTGAGATTGTGGCTCCGTATCAGTCTGATTTTGATAAAAAGCTTATCCGTGGGCCAAAGTATGAGTCTTTGGAAGAACCATTCAGCAAGGATTACCATGTTCGTTTTTACGACTTGGATATGAATGGTCATGTTAATAACAGTAAGTATCTGGACTGGATTTTTGAGGTTATGGGAGCGGATTTTTTGACCCAATATATTCCCAAGAAAATCAACCTCAAGTATGTCAAGGAAGTTAGACCAGGTGGGGTGATTACATCGGCTGTTGAACGGACTGGACTGGAAAGCAAGCATGAGATTACAAGCGACGGGGCTACCAATGCCCAAGCTATCATCACTTGGCAAGAAATGAAGAAGGATTAG
- a CDS encoding TIGR01457 family HAD-type hydrolase: MKYKGYLIDLDGTIYKGKDRIPAGEAFVHELQKRDIPYLFVTNNTTRTPESVQEMLAQNFNIDTPLSTVYTATLATIDYMNDLGLEKTVYVIGEAGLKEAIKAAGYVEDKDNPAYVVVGLDWQVDYEKFATATLAIQKGAHFIGTNPDLNIPTERGLLPGAGSLITLLEVATRVKPVYIGKPNAIIMDKAVEHLGLEREELIMVGDNYLTDIRAGIDNGIPTLLVTTGFTKAEEVADLPIAPTHVVSSLAEWDFDEN; the protein is encoded by the coding sequence ATGAAGTATAAAGGCTATTTAATTGATTTAGACGGAACCATTTATAAGGGGAAAGATCGAATTCCAGCAGGAGAGGCTTTTGTCCACGAATTGCAAAAGCGAGACATCCCCTATCTCTTTGTGACTAACAATACAACCCGCACTCCAGAGAGTGTTCAGGAGATGTTGGCTCAGAATTTTAATATTGATACTCCTCTATCGACTGTCTACACAGCGACTTTGGCGACTATCGACTATATGAACGACTTGGGACTTGAAAAGACAGTCTATGTCATCGGAGAAGCAGGACTCAAGGAAGCCATCAAGGCGGCTGGTTATGTGGAAGACAAGGATAATCCTGCCTATGTGGTAGTAGGCCTGGACTGGCAAGTTGACTATGAAAAATTTGCGACAGCAACTCTAGCTATCCAAAAGGGTGCTCACTTTATCGGAACCAACCCTGACCTTAACATTCCAACAGAACGCGGTCTTTTGCCAGGTGCTGGTTCACTGATTACGCTGCTTGAAGTGGCAACACGAGTGAAGCCTGTTTATATCGGGAAACCAAATGCTATCATTATGGACAAGGCGGTTGAGCACTTAGGCTTGGAACGTGAAGAGTTGATTATGGTTGGGGACAACTATCTGACAGATATTCGGGCTGGGATTGACAACGGCATTCCAACGCTCTTGGTGACAACAGGTTTTACCAAGGCAGAAGAAGTGGCAGACCTACCAATTGCACCGACTCATGTGGTTTCTAGCCTTGCGGAGTGGGATTTTGATGAAAACTAA
- a CDS encoding TIGR01906 family membrane protein, translating into MKTKLTFWSSMLFLLSLSILLTIYLAWIFYPLEIQWLSLTDRVYLKPETIQYNFHILMNYLTNPFSQVLEMPDFRSSAAGLHHFAVVKNLFHLVQLVALVTLPSFYVFVNRIVKKGFLSLFSKGLLTLVVLPLLIGLGGVLIGFDQFFTLFHQILFVGDDTWLFDPAKDPVILILPETFFLHAFLLFFALYESFFGFLYLKSRRK; encoded by the coding sequence ATGAAAACTAAACTGACCTTTTGGAGCTCTATGCTCTTTCTTCTCTCCCTCTCAATCCTTCTGACTATCTATCTGGCTTGGATTTTTTATCCGCTGGAAATTCAGTGGTTAAGTTTAACGGATCGGGTCTATTTAAAACCAGAAACCATTCAGTACAACTTTCATATCTTGATGAATTATCTGACCAATCCATTTAGTCAGGTCCTAGAGATGCCAGATTTTCGTTCGTCAGCTGCTGGGCTACACCATTTTGCAGTGGTCAAGAACCTCTTTCACCTGGTTCAGCTAGTAGCTTTAGTGACACTGCCAAGTTTTTACGTCTTTGTCAATAGGATTGTGAAAAAGGGCTTTTTATCTCTATTTAGTAAAGGGCTTCTGACTCTAGTGGTTTTGCCTTTGCTGATTGGCCTTGGAGGAGTGTTGATTGGTTTTGACCAATTCTTTACCCTTTTCCATCAAATTCTCTTTGTGGGAGATGATACTTGGCTTTTTGATCCAGCCAAGGATCCAGTGATTCTGATTTTACCAGAGACTTTCTTCCTTCATGCCTTCCTCCTCTTTTTTGCCCTCTATGAAAGCTTCTTTGGTTTTCTATACCTGAAAAGCCGTAGGAAGTGA
- a CDS encoding Spx/MgsR family RNA polymerase-binding regulatory protein produces MITLFLSPSCTSCRKAKAWLEKHKVPFEEHNIMTSPLTRKELQHILSLTENGTDDIISTRSKIFQKLDIDVESISVSELLHLIEQYPSLLRRPIIIDAKRMQIGFNEDEIRAFLPRSYRKQELKEARMRAGIS; encoded by the coding sequence ATGATTACACTATTTCTATCACCGAGCTGTACTTCATGTCGTAAGGCAAAGGCCTGGTTAGAAAAACATAAGGTTCCCTTTGAGGAACACAATATTATGACCAGTCCTTTAACAAGAAAAGAATTGCAACACATCCTTTCCTTGACCGAAAATGGTACTGATGACATCATTTCAACTCGTTCAAAAATTTTTCAAAAATTAGATATTGATGTAGAAAGTATTTCGGTATCAGAATTGCTTCATTTGATTGAGCAGTATCCAAGTCTTTTGCGTCGTCCAATTATTATCGATGCCAAACGTATGCAGATCGGTTTTAATGAAGATGAGATTCGTGCTTTTCTCCCTCGTAGTTACCGTAAGCAAGAACTAAAAGAAGCAAGAATGAGAGCTGGTATTAGTTAA